Proteins encoded within one genomic window of Streptomyces profundus:
- a CDS encoding acyl carrier protein, protein MTAPVDERFGKIKEIVCEILELEEDEVTAEGLFEEYGADSLRAIEILASLEREFNVVIDQSELAEMVNLNAVVKVVEVAIEKK, encoded by the coding sequence GTGACTGCACCAGTTGACGAGCGGTTCGGGAAGATCAAGGAGATCGTCTGCGAGATCCTCGAACTGGAGGAGGACGAGGTCACCGCCGAGGGGCTGTTCGAGGAGTACGGCGCCGACTCGCTGCGGGCGATCGAGATCCTCGCCTCCCTTGAGCGGGAGTTCAACGTGGTGATCGACCAGTCCGAGCTGGCGGAGATGGTCAACCTGAACGCCGTGGTCAAGGTCGTCGAGGTGGCGATCGAGAAGAAGTAG
- a CDS encoding beta-ketoacyl-[acyl-carrier-protein] synthase family protein, which produces MESRPSDSLPKAPAAQRVVITGLGIISSIGIGVDEFSSGLRAGLSGAKPITAFDTEGFAHAKGCEITDFDPKPLIRHLPPDSLGRASQFSVAAARMAVEDAGLDPATLRAQRGLVSVGTTDGESYDLERLVGAELAEGPASMEPAVAARLRASRVSVSVAREFELADVEAVTVPTACAAGNYAIGNGFDAIRAGEVDFALCGGADAMCRKTFTAFYRLGTIAPEVCAPFDVDRSGILTGEGAGILVLESLESALRRGARIYAEVLGYGLNCDAHHPVAPHQESVADCMRLALEDAGVKPSEVDFISAHGTGTRANDVTEARAIRDVYGESPPRTVSVKSMLGHTMGAASALAAIGCVLAITRGFIPPTINHRTTDPDCGIDCVPNEAVEATPRIVQNNGLAFGGNNAVVMLSRYEDAGVAR; this is translated from the coding sequence ATGGAATCCCGGCCGTCCGATTCCTTGCCCAAGGCCCCGGCCGCGCAACGCGTGGTGATCACCGGGCTCGGGATCATATCGAGTATCGGTATCGGTGTTGATGAATTCTCATCCGGTCTGCGCGCCGGATTGAGTGGTGCCAAGCCCATCACCGCATTTGACACCGAAGGATTCGCGCACGCAAAGGGTTGCGAGATAACGGACTTCGATCCGAAGCCGTTGATCCGCCATCTCCCGCCCGACTCCCTCGGCAGGGCGAGCCAGTTCTCCGTGGCCGCCGCCCGGATGGCCGTCGAGGACGCGGGGCTCGACCCCGCGACGCTGCGCGCCCAGCGCGGTCTCGTCTCCGTGGGCACCACCGACGGCGAGTCCTACGACCTGGAGCGCCTGGTGGGCGCCGAGCTGGCGGAAGGACCGGCGAGCATGGAGCCCGCCGTGGCGGCCCGGCTGCGGGCCAGCCGGGTCTCCGTCTCGGTGGCCAGGGAGTTCGAGTTGGCCGATGTGGAGGCGGTGACGGTGCCGACCGCGTGTGCGGCCGGCAACTACGCGATCGGCAACGGTTTCGACGCGATCCGGGCGGGTGAGGTGGACTTCGCGCTGTGCGGTGGCGCGGACGCGATGTGCCGCAAGACCTTCACCGCCTTCTACCGGTTGGGGACGATCGCGCCGGAGGTGTGCGCGCCGTTCGACGTGGATCGCAGCGGGATCCTGACGGGTGAGGGTGCCGGGATCCTGGTGTTGGAGAGCCTGGAGTCGGCGTTGCGTCGGGGGGCTCGGATCTATGCCGAGGTGTTGGGTTACGGGTTGAACTGTGACGCGCACCATCCGGTGGCGCCGCATCAGGAGAGTGTCGCGGACTGTATGCGGTTGGCGTTGGAGGACGCGGGGGTCAAGCCGTCGGAGGTGGACTTCATCTCGGCGCATGGCACGGGGACTCGGGCCAACGACGTGACGGAGGCGCGGGCGATCCGGGACGTGTACGGGGAGAGTCCGCCGCGGACGGTGTCGGTGAAGTCGATGCTGGGGCACACGATGGGCGCGGCCAGCGCGTTGGCGGCGATCGGCTGTGTGCTGGCGATCACCCGCGGGTTCATCCCGCCCACCATCAACCACCGCACCACCGACCCCGACTGCGGGATCGACTGCGTCCCCAACGAGGCGGTCGAGGCCACCCCGCGCATCGTGCAGAACAACGGCCTCGCCTTCGGCGGCAACAACGCCGTGGTGATGCTCAGCCGCTACGAGGACGCGGGGGTGGCCCGATGA